Within the Telopea speciosissima isolate NSW1024214 ecotype Mountain lineage chromosome 4, Tspe_v1, whole genome shotgun sequence genome, the region TTCCTGTAATACAATGTTCCTAATCACCAATGACCAATCAAACCGTAAGAATTCTTCTCTAGGAGGGCCCTGCATCAACTGGTTTACAAGTTGTACCCTGGTGAATATCAATTAGCTCTTCATGGATGTTTATGCTTGCATAAAGCATGGGAAACAATGTTTTGATGCCGAAGAAATGCTTgatattttatttctgttttctgtCTCCTGTCATTTGACAAAGTCCCATATGCATGCCAAAATCTTTTAATGAAGAGGGGTAAGTGTATATAGTGGCACTGGACTATGGAacttatttctatttcttttgttttctccttaAAGCTTGATAAttcttaaatgatttatttgttgtCTAAATGTCTCAGAGAATCCCAGTCGGAGCAGTTATACTGTTGTCAGCTCTAGTAGTGTTCATAATCCATCCAGTTCTTGCTCCTCTGGCCTTTGCTACTGTACAAACTGCTACTAAAACTGGGggctctgctgctgctgcagtAGGAGGAAGACTTGTTCAGACTGAACTGCTAAGTAGTGCTTGGACTGGCTTCTTTGCTGGTTGTCTACACACTTTATCAGGGCCTGATCACCTAGCTGCTTTGGCACCACTCTCAATTGGACGTACACGGTTGGAGAGTGCTGCTGTGGGAGCTCTATGGGGTTGTGGCCATGATGCAGGCCaggtcatttttggtttgctttttTTATTGCTGAAGGACCGTCTCCACATTGAGGTTCTCCGCACGTGGGGTACGAGAGTAGTTGGCATAACTCTACTGATCATCGGTGCTATGGGAATCAGGGAAGCATCAGAAGTCCCTACCCCATGTGTCGCTTTAGAAAATGGGGAATGTGATGTTAGTGTCCTTGAATCTCTTGAAACGCCTACGGCTGGGAAAAAGAAGATTGGGTTTGCAACATTTGCTACAGGGATTGTCCATGGACTACAACCAGATGCACTGATGATGGTATTGCCTGCACTGGCACTTCCGTCACGCATGGCTGGTGCTGCCTTTCTAGGTATGTTCTTGCTTGGAACTGTGTTGGCCATGGGAAGTTACACGGTGTTTATAGGTTCTTGTAGTCAGGCACTGAAAGAAAGGGTCCCTAGAATAACTGAAAAACTAACATGGGCTTCTTCTCTTATAGCAATTGCTCTTGGATTTGCCATTCTCATTAGCCAGTTCTTTGGTTTTAGCCTGTATTAATTCAAGTCTTGTCTAAATTGTCTATTTTTTTCGCATCCTTGTagtttaggggggggggggggagaaagaggGTCTTCAGACGGATGGATAAGTTCTCTGCACAATCTTCCTGTATCACACTTCACTCAACAAGAATCTTTCTTTActgtcttctttttctcttcaaagTTTGTAGACTTTATATACAGGGAAGCCCTATCTTCCAGTTTTTGCTGGCTTAAACCTTGGATAACCTTATTTATGGTGAAGTTTCAGATTGATTTGCTGATTTCTTATACTCATATTTGTTTGTGCTCAAATGATCATGAAAGCTGGTGCCTATTACCATATTTTAActaattcttcttttttattttattttatgctgTTATGGTAATTGTTACCATATACATATGAAAGAAAGGGTTTTATTTGCTGTCATTTCATACATATGAATGAAAGGTCTTCTAGTTCACCACCTCCGTCCTAGATAGTTGTCACCAtatacatatgaaatgacagCAATGGAGTGCCAATCCTCgggttttatttttaagtttctaTTCCTTGGTAATCAAAGCTCAAAATCTATGAACTAGCCAGGCATAAAAAGGAACCTGAATCTTCCCTCGCACTGTTGTATTGACTATACCTATCAAGACAAATCTCTAGGTGATAAACattattttcataattatttagGGTGTGTCTTCCCAGTAAGTCACTTAAGGTAGACTTTACATGGCTTTCTAGCCACATCAGAAGTAATGGTCATAGCCAGAAGCCATCTGATTTATTGGTGTTTTTGAGTAGGTCTCTGTAAGTGAGGTGCTTGAATGACATGTCTCATCTTCCCTTGGTTTGTGCATGAGTGGGCTCCTGTTTCAAGAGGTCTTTcagattttggaaaaaaagaaaaaaaaaaccagtccAGTAAAAGTGATTATAATGATCCAATTCATGAAACACATGTATCTCCTGTACTGTCTCTGTATTTGGTAGGTTTTATGATCTTTGCTTACACTCTTTTCCAGCTCTGTCTTCTGAGGTAGGCAACACCTTTAGAGTTGGGGGTTTGGCCCCTTTAATGCAAACGGTGGAGGAAAAACTGAAGTCATGGTAGTACTACTTATTGATTAACAATTCACAAATCTATAAAGACTCCAATGATAGATGATGAGACAGACAAAAGAACGTGGAAAAAAAGTATGGCAAGTGAGTTGGGCCTTTCAAGTTTCACCAAACAGAAAGTTGGTTGGCTTCTCTTTAAATTCATAACCCCCAACTGCTACACTTAAACTCCTAAATAACATCCAACTCCAACGACCATTGCGCAGTTATGGTAGCATGACACCATGGAAGGATGAAAACGTTGTTCTCTTTGTTTATAAACAACTTATAATGAGTTGGCCTAGCTAAAACTGTATAGTGTTCCAGTAGATCTCACACTCAGTTGAGCTGTTTATGGTCTAAACACCAATGGACCGACCAATTAAGCCATTTTTTGTCTAGGATAGATTAATAGTTCCTCTTAATTATTTGATATCCAATGGTTTTAAATGAAATTTGATCCTCCATGAAGCAGAATGATAGGTTTCGCCCACATGCATAATA harbors:
- the LOC122660207 gene encoding uncharacterized protein LOC122660207 → MERLIYSSPLPSKILLKSFPSFPRAAPVECGKLNSSSFPRTELRRLGSIFFKQELSSSSSRSSSNFIVQCSKECSKEDPELPVPVQCTPHIPFLDQVTGQDSKQQKRIPVGAVILLSALVVFIIHPVLAPLAFATVQTATKTGGSAAAAVGGRLVQTELLSSAWTGFFAGCLHTLSGPDHLAALAPLSIGRTRLESAAVGALWGCGHDAGQVIFGLLFLLLKDRLHIEVLRTWGTRVVGITLLIIGAMGIREASEVPTPCVALENGECDVSVLESLETPTAGKKKIGFATFATGIVHGLQPDALMMVLPALALPSRMAGAAFLGMFLLGTVLAMGSYTVFIGSCSQALKERVPRITEKLTWASSLIAIALGFAILISQFFGFSLY